CATCACAACGAACTCGGCTGCCGCGTCGAGGTCGATCGCGGACAGGGCTGCCAGATACTGGAGGTATTGGTCCGCGATTTCCGCCACCGGTATGTCGTACACGTCCACCCGGTTAGCCTCCACCAGGTGGAGGAGGAGGTCCAGGGGGCCTTCAAAGACCGGCAACCGGACCGCATAGTTCATAGGCGGAAGATGCCGACGGCCTCCCGGGCTTCCTCCAGGGTGGCCCGGGCCGCCCTCTGAGCCCGATCCCGACCCTCGAGCAGAACTTCCTTCACTTCATCGGGGCGCTGCTCGTAGTGGCGCCGCCGCTCCCGCAATGGTTCGAGCCAGCTGACCAGGGCATCGGCCAGCAGCTTCTTGCACTCCACGCATCCCCGCACTGCCCGACGGCAATCCTCGGCCCGCTCGTCCTGGACCTCCGGAGCGAAAACCCGGTAGAATATGTGCACGGAACATTCCTCGGGGTGGCCGGGGTCCTTCCGGTAAATGCGCCTCGGATCGGTGACCATCTGGGCCACCTTTCGCCGGATCTCGTCGGGCGGATCCGCGATGTTGATTTGGTTCCCGTAAGATTTGGACATCTTCCGCCCGTCGATTCCCGGCAAAACCTTGACTATGTTGAGCAGGGCCTGGGGCTCGGGAAAAACGGGCGCATAGAGGTGGTTGAAGCGACGGGCGATTTCGCGCGTGAGCTCCACGTGGGGAACCTGGTCCTCCCCCACGGGTACCCCGTCGGCCTTATAGATCAGAATGTCGGCTGCCTGCAGGACCGGATATCCCAGGAAGCCGTGCGTGGACAGGTCCTTGTCCGGCATCTCCTGCATCTGCTGCTTGTAGGTGGGAACCCGCTCTAGCCATCCTATGGGAGTGATCATGGAAAAGAGCAGGTGCAGTT
The Bacillota bacterium DNA segment above includes these coding regions:
- the trpS gene encoding tryptophan--tRNA ligase, producing MRILSGMRPTGKLHLGNLVGALQNWQRLQEEHECYFLVADWHALTTGYADTSSLAANVQEVVLDYLAAGLDPAKSVIFVQSQVPEHAELHLLFSMITPIGWLERVPTYKQQMQEMPDKDLSTHGFLGYPVLQAADILIYKADGVPVGEDQVPHVELTREIARRFNHLYAPVFPEPQALLNIVKVLPGIDGRKMSKSYGNQINIADPPDEIRRKVAQMVTDPRRIYRKDPGHPEECSVHIFYRVFAPEVQDERAEDCRRAVRGCVECKKLLADALVSWLEPLRERRRHYEQRPDEVKEVLLEGRDRAQRAARATLEEAREAVGIFRL